The proteins below are encoded in one region of Pangasianodon hypophthalmus isolate fPanHyp1 chromosome 6, fPanHyp1.pri, whole genome shotgun sequence:
- the LOC113534703 gene encoding chitin synthase chs-2-like produces MLRETIFTALWNITMGEKQKEIKFRQAWDACREVPIIQDEQKTPKRIRFMKWFCCSMVGALVFALTVLSKSSFLILVTLGSNVSVSLPEGQKASALLSIGCVLVGPNILLLLKSLWKFIFKSAIKPSKKTVMWVLFVELLVSLGEVVVTVVAMPYFDIVTNVMILNSVSILSAVFQVVDQCRARYKGESDSYQPMSCKVECGKWFRPVISVIFIILGYVLFIISYLAIEESPFQVKRSVYLAIVGTIFVSLNWWENYSSLFPFLEDISKDIASSQNVVCILSSVVKVVVTTAVVGGSVPLSEWRSLSLIPISVSKTVFGLMAIQIASSAMCRWFVVVACKMHALRRCFVLPMYLSSVAVLLLFITLFAPSAKCPNSNSTFSTNEPFDYQTISISLCSLMTDITRTLSSRRIVSEMNVGGLVVLGMCALSWWLGLMLSTGYIWFLKIQRIERTHDLFVKRMYEGAFLEQSMLLNTRFVAREKKKDEGSKGQVTVYLCATMWHETYDEMMKIIISMFRLDKFRPKMNNHNDAFFEFHIYFDDAFKDVQNGKVRHVNEYAEILVEVIKEVYIIFSEDDPCIFKKKPRLPQQKIISTPYGGRLEYTLPKGNIMMVHFKDKQLIRHKKRWSQIMYLYYLLGWRLNSKYLKMFEQGENVDDLRKSLKKEKENTYILALDGDTDFQPSAVMLLIDRLKLYPEVGAACGRIHPTGTGPMVWYQKFEYAVGHWLQKTAEHVFGCVLCSPGCFSLFRGAALMDDNVMKRYTTKATEASHHVQYDQGEDRWLCTLLLQQGWRVEYNAASDAYTNAPQDFKEFYNQRRRWGPSTMANTIDLLGSGRLTAQRNSSVSKPYILYQVISMGASILGPATICLMIAGSFTFIMNMEQNAALIAATVPPIIYLALCFKLKADTQIQIAAVMSVLYAFLMTGTILSIIGDIVRNQTFMTPSGLFLISMTLLYLITAALHPQEFSLVIYGVLYFLCIPSGYLLLSIYSIVNMNNVSWGTRETGGKVETVAVSAIKRQVIQAACCKCPCWNNSDATSETEPLLKSIVSEEQDLEVHMDSEETERSDEHITLQILTRSWIEDLQVKSHDFPLHQDTLSEDETEFWKELQKRYLEPLRENKEQQEKVAEELKDLRNKVAFVFFICNALWLMATLFLQTIGSAVSLPIPKVYPNGTVAKGETFSVDPISLIFLLSFALLLFMQFFAMLYHRIYTIIHFVAYIGTETKTVRKLSAESSHKKMVPESSESNDWHTTGNGFMQIEPNC; encoded by the exons ATGTTAAGAGAAACAATTTTCACGGCACTGTGGAACATcactatgggagaaaagcagaaagaaatcAAATTCAG gCAGGCATGGGACGCATGCAGGGAAGTTCCAATTATTCAAGATGaacaaaaaaccccaaaaaggATCAGGTTTATGAAATGGTTCTGCTGTAGCATGGTTGGTGCACTGGTCTTTGCTCTTACAGTACTGAGTAAG TCATCATTTCTGATTTTGGTAACACTTGGAAGCaatgtgagtgtgagtttgCCTGAAGGACAAAAAGCGAGCGCTCTGCTGAGTATCGGCTGTGTGTTGGTTGGACCAAATATTCTGCTTCTGCTCAAGAGTCTGTGGAAGTTCATTTTCAAAAGTGCAATAAAACCATCCAAGAAAACGGTCATGTGG gTGTTGTTTGTTGAGCTTTTGGTGTCACTTGGAGAAGTGGTTGTGACAGTGGTGGCCATGCCATATTTTGACATTGTCACTAATGTGATGATCTTGAACAGTGTGAGCATTCTGTCAGCAGTGTTCCAGGTAGTTGATCAATGTCGTGCAAGATATAAAGGGGAAAGTGATTCATACCAACCAATGTCCTGCAAAGTGGAATGTGGAAAGTGGTTCAGACCAGTTATTTCCGTCATCTTCATTATTCTGGGCTACGTCCTCTTCATAATAAGCTACTTAGCAATAGAAGAAAGCCCCTTTCAAGTAAAAAGATCTGTGTACCTGGCCATTGTAGGaaccatttttgtttcattgaaCTGGTGGGAGAACTACAGCAGTCTGTTTCCATTTTTGGAAGACATCTCCAAAGACATAGCCAGTTCCCAGAATGTGGTTTGCATTCTGTCCAGTGTGGTGAAAGTTGTGGTCACTACGGCTGTGGTTGGAGGTAGTGTTCCTTTGTCAGAATGGAGGTCCCTAAGCTTGATCCCTATAAGCGTGAGCAAGACTGTCTTTGGTTTGATGGCAATCCAGATTGCTTCTTCTGCAATGTGCCGCTGGTTTGTAGTGGTGGCTTGCAAGATGCATGCCCTGCGTCGCTGTTTTGTTCTGCCCATGTACTTGTCTTCTGTGGCTGTTCTGCTGCTGTTCATTACTCTATTTGCGCCTTCTGCCAAGTGCCCCAATTCAAATAGTACTTTTTCTACAAATGAGCCTTTTGATTACCAGACCATCAGTATTTCGCTTTGTTCATTGATGACCGACATCACGCGCACACTTTCCTCACGACGTATTGTGTCAGAAATGAATGTTGGAGGATTGGTGGTTCTTGGCATGTGTGCCCTTAGCTGGTGGCTGGGACTCATGCTAAGTACTGGTTACATCTGGTTTCTGAAGATCCAGCGCATTGAGAGAACTCACGACCTGTTTGTGAAGCGGATGTATGAGGGAGCATTTCTGGAACAGTCCATGTTGCTCAACACACGTTTTGTGGCcagggagaaaaagaaggatGAAGG ATCAAAAGGCCAAGTGACAGTCTATTTATGTGCAACAATGTGGCATGAGACatatgatgaaatgatgaaaataatcATCTCAATGTTCAG GCTGGACAAATTCCGTCCAAAAATGAACAACCACAATGATGCTTTCTTCGAGTTCCATATTTACTTTGACGACGCTTTTAAGGATGTGCAGAATGGCAAAGTGCGACATGTAAACGAATATGCTGAGATCCTAGTGGAAGTAATCAAAGAAGTTTACAT AATTTTTAGTGAGGACGACCCATGTATATTCAAGAAGAAGCCTCGTCTCCCTCAGCAGAAGATCATCAGCACTCCATATGGAGGTCGTCTGGAGTACACACTTCCTAAAGGCAACATAATGATGGTTCACTTCAAGGACAAACAGTTGATTCGACACAAAAAGAGATGGTCCCAG ATCATGTACTTATACTACCTCCTTGGCTGGAGACTCAACAGCAAGTATTTGAAGATGTTTGAGCAGGGTGAAAATGTGGATGACCTGAGGAAAAGCCTAAAG aaagagaaagagaacacgTACATCTTGGCCCTGGATGGAGACACAGATTTCCAGCCCTCTGCTGTGATGTTACTTATTGACAGACTTAAACTCTACCCAGAGGTGGGCGCTGCCTGTGGCCGGATTCACCCCACTGGCACTG GGCCCATGGTGTGGTATCAGAAATTTGAGTATGCAGTGGGCCACTGGCTGCAGAAGACAGCAGAACATGTGTTTGGCTGTGTGCTCTGTAGCCCTGGTTGCTTTAGTCTCTTCAGAGGTGCCGCCCTCATGGACGATAATGTCATGAAGAGATACACCACCAAAGCAACAGAAGCCAGTCACCATGTACAGTACGACCAAG GAGAGGACCGTTGGCTCTGCACTCTCTTACTGCAGCAGGGTTGGAGGGTGGAGTATAATGCTGCATCGGACGCCTACACCAACGCACCACAGGACTTCAAAGAGTTCTACAACCAGCGGCGGCGCTGGGGGCCCTCCACCATGGCCAACACCATTGATCTGCTTGGCTCTGGGCGCCTGACTGCTCAGCGGAACAGCTCCGTCTCTAAACCATACATCCTTTATCAGGTCATCAGCATGGGTGCCTCCATTTTGGGCCCTGCCACCATCTGCCTGATGATAGCAG GAAGCTTTACTTTCATAATGAATATGGAACAAAATGCTGCTCTGATTGCAGCCACAGTGCCTCCCATAATCTACCTGGCACTGTGCTTCAAGCTGAAAGCTGACACACAGATCCAGATAGCAGCAGTCATGAGTGTTCTGTATGCATTCCTCATGACTGGAACGATTCTCTCTATCATAG GTGACATAGTGAGGAATCAGACATTTATGACCCCCAGTGGCCTGTTTCTGATTAGCATGACTCTACTGTACCTCATCACAGCAGCTCTTCACCCTCAGGAGTTTTCCCTGGTCATCTATGGGGTGCTGTATTTCCTCTGTATACCCAGTGGCTATCTCCTGCTTTCTATTTACTCCATTGTGAATATGAACAATGTCTCATGGGGGACACGAGAGACTGGTGGCAAAGTGGAAACTGTAGCAGTGAGCGCCATCAAGAGGCAGGTCATACAGGCTGCGTGCTGTAAATGCCCCTGCTGGAATAACAGTGATGCTACAAGTGAAACTGAACCACTACTGAAATCCATAGTGTCAGAGGAGCAGGATCTTGAGGTCCACATGGATTCTGAAGAAACTGagag GTCAGATGAACACATCACACTACAAATTCTTACTAGAA GCTGGATTGAAGATCTGCAAGTAAAATCTCATGATTTTCCACTTCACCAGGACACACTTTCAGAG GATGAAACTGAGTTTTGGAAAGAGCTGCAGAAACGGTATTTGGAACCTCTTAGAGAAAACAAAGAGCAACAGGAAAAAGTCGCAGAAGAGCTCAAAGACCTTAGAAATAAG gTGGCATTTGTCTTCTTCATCTGCAATGCTCTTTGGTTGATGGCCACCTTGTTCCTCCAAACCATTGGCAGCGCTGTCAGCCTGCCTATTCCAAAAGTGTATCCAAATGGGACTGTTGCAAAAGGCGAAACATTTTCTGTTGATCCAATATCACTGATATTTCTTCTAAGCTTTGCATTGCTCCTATTTATGCAGTTTTTTGCAATGCTTTACCACAG aatctACACAATAATCCATTTTGTGGCCTACATTGGCACTGAGACAAAAACTGTTAGGAAATTGTCAGCTGAATCCAGTCACAAAAAAATG GTTCCTGAATCTTCAGAAAGTAATGACTGGCACACCACTGGAAATGGTTTCATGCAAATAGAACCCAACTGCTAA